A region of Mammaliicoccus sp. Dog046 DNA encodes the following proteins:
- the cysK gene encoding cysteine synthase A, with product MAKRVNNIVELIGDTPVVKLNNVVEEGSADVYVKLEYQNPGSSVKDRIGLAMIEAAEKDGKIKPGDTIIEPTSGNTGIGLAMVAAAKGYKAVFVMPDTMSSERRSLLKAYGAELVLTPGAEGMKGAIKKAKELSEEKGYFEPQQFENPANPKVHELTTGPELLEQFEGTEIDAFLAGVGTGGTLSGAGKVLKGKYPNVQIVAIEPEASPILSGGNPGPHKLQGLGAGFVPDTLNTNIYDDVIKVGNEEAMEMSRKVAKEEGILGGISSGAAIVAALKKAKELGEGKTVVTVLPSNGERYLSTPLYAFED from the coding sequence ATGGCTAAGAGAGTAAATAATATCGTTGAACTTATAGGTGATACACCTGTAGTTAAATTAAATAATGTGGTAGAAGAGGGTTCTGCTGACGTTTATGTTAAATTAGAATATCAAAACCCAGGTAGTTCTGTGAAAGATAGAATTGGTTTAGCAATGATTGAAGCTGCTGAAAAAGATGGCAAAATCAAACCAGGCGACACAATTATTGAACCTACATCTGGTAATACAGGTATTGGTCTTGCGATGGTTGCTGCTGCAAAAGGCTATAAAGCAGTATTTGTAATGCCTGATACAATGAGTAGCGAACGTCGCTCACTATTAAAAGCATACGGTGCTGAACTTGTTTTAACACCTGGTGCTGAAGGTATGAAAGGCGCAATCAAAAAAGCTAAAGAATTAAGTGAAGAAAAAGGATACTTTGAACCACAACAATTTGAAAATCCTGCAAACCCTAAAGTGCATGAATTAACAACTGGACCTGAATTATTAGAACAATTTGAAGGCACAGAAATTGATGCTTTCTTAGCTGGTGTAGGTACAGGTGGTACTTTATCAGGAGCTGGTAAAGTGTTAAAAGGCAAATATCCTAATGTACAAATTGTTGCTATTGAACCAGAAGCTTCACCTATTTTAAGTGGTGGAAATCCTGGACCTCATAAATTACAAGGTTTAGGTGCTGGATTTGTTCCGGATACATTAAATACTAATATTTATGATGACGTTATTAAAGTTGGTAACGAAGAAGCAATGGAAATGTCTCGTAAAGTTGCTAAAGAAGAAGGTATTCTTGGCGGAATTTCATCAGGAGCTGCTATTGTAGCTGCATTGAAAAAAGCAAAAGAATTAGGCGAAGGAAAAACAGTTGTAACAGTATTACCAAGTAATGGTGAACGTTACCTATCTACTCCTTTATATGCTTTCGAAGACTAA
- the hslO gene encoding Hsp33 family molecular chaperone HslO, which yields MTQDYLVRGLAFNDEVRAFAVKTTKTVQEAQTRHYTWPTASAALGRSMTAGVIMGSMLKNEEKLTVTIDGGGPIGKMMVDANAKGEVRGYVENPQTHFPLNDQGKLDVRRAVGTDGMLSVVKDIGLKDYFTGSTPIVSGELGEDFTYYFVTSEQVPSAVGLGVLVNPDNTIKAAGGFVIQLMPGASEETISAIEKKINEMEPVSKLIDRGLSPEEIIETVLGKENTRMIDKMDVEFKCNCSREKFLNAIKGLGEAEIDAMIEEDHGAEAECHFCRSKYQFSEQDLIDLKRAK from the coding sequence ATGACACAAGATTATTTAGTAAGAGGATTAGCTTTTAATGATGAAGTTAGAGCATTCGCTGTAAAAACAACAAAAACAGTACAAGAAGCACAGACGCGTCATTATACATGGCCAACAGCATCAGCAGCACTTGGTAGATCAATGACTGCTGGTGTAATTATGGGTTCAATGTTAAAAAATGAAGAAAAATTAACAGTTACAATAGATGGAGGCGGACCAATTGGTAAGATGATGGTCGACGCTAACGCAAAGGGAGAAGTTAGGGGATATGTTGAAAACCCACAAACACACTTCCCGTTAAATGATCAAGGTAAATTAGATGTAAGACGTGCGGTTGGTACAGACGGAATGTTGAGTGTTGTAAAAGATATTGGTTTGAAGGATTACTTTACAGGATCAACGCCGATTGTTTCAGGTGAACTAGGAGAAGATTTTACTTATTACTTCGTTACAAGTGAACAAGTTCCGTCAGCTGTTGGTTTAGGCGTACTTGTTAATCCAGATAATACAATTAAAGCTGCTGGTGGATTTGTTATTCAATTAATGCCGGGTGCGTCAGAAGAAACAATTTCTGCAATAGAGAAAAAAATTAATGAAATGGAGCCTGTTTCTAAATTAATAGATAGAGGTTTATCTCCTGAAGAAATCATTGAAACTGTATTAGGAAAAGAAAATACACGTATGATTGATAAGATGGATGTTGAATTTAAATGTAATTGTTCAAGAGAGAAATTCTTAAATGCCATTAAAGGGCTTGGAGAAGCTGAAATTGATGCAATGATTGAAGAAGATCACGGCGCTGAAGCGGAATGCCATTTCTGTCGTTCAAAATATCAGTTTTCTGAACAAGACTTAATTGATCTTAAACGAGCTAAATAA
- the ftsH gene encoding ATP-dependent zinc metalloprotease FtsH — MQKAFRNILMIALLAIVLFGVFQFINGNGQSPKQLTYNEFMTKLEKGDLKTLTIQPEQNVYMVSGELKKGKDKTYTSSILFNNQDDLKKITSTAEKQNDLKFNVKEEEKQSVFVSVLTTLIPVLIIAFLFIFFLSQMQGGGGGGGRVMNFGKSKAKLYDNQKKRVRFSDVAGADEEKQELVEIVDFLKDNRKFKKMGARIPKGVLLVGPPGTGKTLLARAVAGEAGTPFFSISGSDFVEMFVGVGASRVRDLFENAKKNAPCIIFIDEIDAVGRQRGAGVGGGHDEREQTLNQLLVEMDGFGENEGIIMIAATNRPDILDPALLRPGRFDRQIQVGRPDVRGREAVLKVHARNKPLDETVDLKAISQRTPGFSGADLENLLNEASLVAARSNKTKIDMRDIEEATDRVIAGPAKKTRMISEKEKNIVAYHEAGHTIIGCVLDEAEMVHKVTIVPRGQAGGYAMMLPKEDRYFMTEPELLDKIVGLLGGRVSEEIIFGEASTGAHNDFQRATNIARKMVTEYGMSKKLGPLQFGSTDSGQVFLGKDMQSEPNYSDQIAYEIDSEVQRIIKEQYDRCKQILTEHQSQLELIAKTLLVEETLVAEQIQSLFNEGKLPEVKYDDSHVNQTEESDEDKYKGDLTEQEGTLDIEDKEVGKSYDEVKEETSHDTTREDKSDEPAHKEEPNIDDLGDNKPTDRKE, encoded by the coding sequence ATGCAAAAAGCTTTTCGTAATATATTAATGATTGCGCTTTTAGCTATCGTCCTATTTGGTGTATTTCAGTTCATTAATGGTAATGGACAATCACCAAAACAGCTTACATATAATGAGTTTATGACGAAGCTTGAAAAAGGCGATTTAAAAACGCTAACGATTCAACCTGAACAAAATGTATATATGGTTAGCGGAGAATTGAAAAAAGGTAAAGACAAAACTTATACATCTTCTATCTTATTTAACAATCAGGATGATTTGAAAAAAATCACATCAACTGCTGAAAAGCAAAATGATTTGAAGTTTAATGTTAAAGAAGAAGAAAAACAAAGTGTGTTCGTAAGTGTATTAACAACGCTTATCCCTGTTTTAATTATTGCATTTTTATTTATATTCTTCTTGAGTCAAATGCAAGGCGGCGGCGGTGGCGGCGGCCGTGTAATGAACTTTGGTAAATCAAAAGCAAAACTTTATGATAACCAGAAAAAACGTGTGCGCTTCTCAGATGTAGCCGGTGCAGACGAAGAGAAACAAGAGTTAGTGGAAATTGTTGATTTCCTTAAAGATAATCGTAAATTCAAGAAAATGGGCGCACGTATACCTAAAGGTGTCTTACTCGTTGGTCCTCCTGGTACAGGTAAGACATTACTAGCTAGAGCAGTTGCGGGTGAAGCAGGAACACCATTCTTCTCAATCAGTGGTTCTGATTTCGTTGAGATGTTTGTTGGTGTTGGTGCAAGCCGTGTACGTGACTTGTTTGAAAATGCTAAGAAAAATGCACCTTGTATCATCTTTATTGATGAGATTGATGCAGTTGGACGTCAGCGTGGTGCTGGTGTTGGTGGTGGTCACGATGAGCGTGAACAAACATTGAACCAATTACTTGTAGAAATGGACGGATTCGGTGAGAACGAAGGCATCATAATGATTGCTGCAACAAACCGCCCTGACATTCTAGATCCAGCATTATTACGTCCAGGTCGTTTTGACAGACAAATTCAAGTTGGTCGTCCAGATGTAAGAGGACGTGAAGCAGTACTTAAAGTACATGCACGTAATAAACCTTTAGATGAAACTGTTGATTTAAAAGCTATTTCTCAAAGAACACCAGGTTTCTCTGGCGCAGATTTAGAAAACTTATTGAACGAAGCATCATTAGTAGCTGCACGTTCAAATAAAACGAAAATCGACATGAGAGATATAGAAGAAGCGACAGATAGAGTTATAGCAGGTCCTGCTAAGAAAACAAGAATGATTTCTGAAAAAGAAAAAAATATTGTTGCTTATCATGAAGCAGGTCATACAATTATTGGTTGTGTATTAGATGAAGCTGAGATGGTTCACAAAGTTACAATCGTACCACGTGGTCAAGCTGGTGGTTACGCAATGATGCTTCCAAAAGAAGATCGTTACTTTATGACTGAACCTGAATTGTTAGATAAAATTGTTGGATTACTTGGTGGACGTGTATCTGAGGAAATCATATTCGGAGAAGCATCAACTGGTGCGCATAATGACTTCCAACGTGCAACAAATATTGCACGTAAGATGGTTACTGAATATGGTATGAGTAAGAAATTAGGTCCACTGCAATTTGGTAGCACAGATAGCGGCCAAGTATTCTTAGGTAAAGATATGCAATCTGAACCTAACTATTCAGATCAAATTGCTTATGAAATTGATTCAGAAGTTCAACGTATTATCAAAGAACAATATGATCGTTGTAAGCAAATTCTTACAGAGCATCAATCTCAATTAGAATTAATTGCGAAGACTTTATTAGTCGAAGAAACGTTAGTTGCTGAACAAATTCAATCGTTATTTAATGAAGGTAAGTTACCAGAAGTTAAATATGATGATTCTCATGTTAACCAAACAGAAGAATCAGATGAAGATAAATATAAAGGTGACTTAACTGAACAAGAAGGTACATTAGATATTGAAGATAAAGAAGTAGGTAAATCTTATGATGAGGTTAAAGAAGAAACTTCTCACGATACAACGCGTGAAGATAAATCTGATGAACCAGCACATAAAGAAGAACCAAATATCGATGACCTAGGCGACAATAAACCGACAGATCGTAAAGAATAA
- the hpt gene encoding hypoxanthine phosphoribosyltransferase, whose protein sequence is MKDSIKSVVLSEEQIQERCKALGKQITEDYKGKTPICVGILKGSIMFMADLIKCIDTHIEIDFMDVSSYHGGTESTGEVKILKDLGTSVDNRDVIIIEDILETGTTLNSIVDLLKYRNVKSIEIVTLLDKPMKRKVDIEAKYVGEKIPDEFVVGYGLDFAEKYRNLPYIGTLKPEIYQ, encoded by the coding sequence ATGAAAGATTCGATTAAATCTGTTGTACTTTCGGAGGAGCAGATTCAAGAAAGATGTAAAGCATTAGGGAAACAGATTACTGAAGATTACAAAGGTAAAACGCCAATCTGTGTGGGTATCCTTAAAGGTTCGATTATGTTTATGGCTGATTTAATTAAATGTATAGATACACATATTGAAATCGATTTTATGGATGTATCTAGTTATCATGGTGGAACTGAATCGACAGGTGAAGTGAAAATATTAAAAGATTTAGGCACATCAGTTGATAATAGAGATGTAATTATCATTGAAGATATCTTAGAAACGGGTACAACTTTAAATTCTATTGTAGATTTATTGAAATACAGAAATGTAAAATCAATTGAAATTGTTACATTGTTAGATAAACCAATGAAACGTAAAGTAGATATTGAAGCAAAATATGTAGGAGAAAAAATTCCTGATGAGTTTGTAGTTGGTTACGGACTTGATTTTGCTGAAAAATATCGTAACTTACCATACATTGGTACACTTAAACCAGAAATATATCAATGA
- the tilS gene encoding tRNA lysidine(34) synthetase TilS: protein MLEVTWNKDDCLALAVSTGIDSMTLLHMLNTTYKHTYKQLICLHVNHGLRDESKDEAAFIQSYCDEQGIPLYVKALDLSAFVDQNKSIQDASRHLRYAWFDEMMHATHSNVLLTAHHLDDLKETITYRLYTGRIGRASMGIEAVQDRPGYKLVRPLLDMSKSAIKQYQRENDVPYFEDESNQSSKYARNYVRNQLLPSIEQRQEFSTQHLIELNQWMNDARDLVKEQAVLFMESVIQSDNHVIIDRHAFNKLNRLVKVEILDQLTEQHVKRQFSVKAYHEWVNVFENFDKQSVFSISDDWQFIVAYDKLLLCEDIEFNVNSTFINRDEQYIFGNWLIETKDIASPLFVRKRLSGDRIQFYNRGNKHHKKVNRIMIDNKMDIHERDRCPILLSENEIVAVGDIWKDFYFKNTLTITYIGDDI from the coding sequence ATGCTTGAAGTAACTTGGAATAAAGATGATTGTCTAGCATTGGCCGTTTCAACAGGGATAGATAGCATGACACTCTTACACATGTTAAATACGACATACAAACATACGTATAAGCAATTGATTTGTTTACATGTGAATCATGGTTTAAGAGACGAATCAAAAGATGAAGCGGCATTTATTCAGTCGTATTGTGATGAACAAGGTATACCGTTGTATGTTAAAGCGTTAGACTTATCGGCATTTGTTGATCAGAATAAGAGTATTCAAGATGCTTCGAGGCATTTGCGTTATGCATGGTTTGATGAAATGATGCATGCAACGCATAGTAATGTATTGCTTACTGCGCATCATCTAGATGATTTGAAAGAAACAATCACTTACAGGTTATACACTGGAAGAATTGGACGTGCATCAATGGGTATTGAAGCGGTGCAAGATCGACCTGGATATAAGCTTGTTAGACCATTGTTGGATATGTCTAAATCTGCAATCAAACAATATCAACGTGAAAACGATGTTCCATATTTTGAAGATGAATCTAATCAATCGTCTAAATATGCACGTAACTATGTGCGAAACCAACTATTACCATCTATTGAACAACGACAAGAATTCTCAACGCAACATTTGATTGAATTAAATCAATGGATGAATGATGCAAGAGATTTGGTAAAAGAACAAGCAGTGTTGTTTATGGAAAGTGTTATTCAATCAGATAATCACGTCATTATTGATAGGCACGCTTTTAATAAATTGAATCGTTTAGTAAAGGTTGAGATTTTGGATCAATTAACTGAACAGCACGTCAAACGGCAGTTTAGTGTGAAGGCATATCACGAATGGGTCAATGTATTTGAGAATTTTGATAAACAATCTGTGTTTTCAATATCTGATGATTGGCAGTTTATAGTGGCATATGATAAATTATTACTATGTGAAGATATTGAGTTCAATGTAAATTCAACATTTATTAATCGTGATGAACAATATATTTTTGGGAATTGGTTAATTGAAACGAAAGACATAGCATCACCTTTATTTGTAAGAAAGAGATTGTCAGGAGATCGTATTCAGTTTTATAACCGGGGAAATAAACATCACAAAAAAGTAAACAGAATCATGATCGATAATAAAATGGATATACACGAGAGAGATCGTTGTCCGATTCTATTGTCCGAAAATGAAATTGTTGCTGTTGGTGACATTTGGAAAGACTTTTATTTTAAAAACACATTAACTATTACTTATATTGGAGATGACATTTAA
- a CDS encoding S1 domain-containing RNA-binding protein: MSIEVGSKVKGKVTGIKNFGAFVELPEGKSGLVHISEVADNYVENVNDHLTVGDEVEVKVLTVADDGKISLSIKKAKERPKRQAPKKEPKPEDFEKKLSNFLKDSEDKLTSIKRQTESRRGGKGAKR; this comes from the coding sequence ATGTCAATTGAAGTAGGCAGTAAAGTCAAAGGGAAAGTTACAGGTATTAAGAATTTTGGTGCGTTTGTAGAATTACCTGAAGGTAAAAGTGGCCTTGTGCATATCAGTGAAGTGGCTGATAACTACGTCGAGAACGTGAATGACCATTTAACTGTAGGCGATGAAGTAGAAGTTAAAGTATTAACAGTAGCAGATGACGGTAAAATTAGTTTATCTATTAAAAAAGCTAAAGAGAGACCTAAACGTCAAGCACCTAAGAAAGAACCAAAGCCGGAAGACTTTGAGAAAAAATTATCAAACTTTTTAAAAGATAGTGAGGATAAGTTGACGTCTATTAAGAGACAAACTGAATCACGTCGTGGTGGTAAAGGTGCAAAACGATAA
- a CDS encoding septum formation initiator family protein: MAQKIKNLDNEFTQSQNKKKKTVSKTRQVVRKRLTLFGGVLILIILIMVTMLILQKNRNDELAQERKEKAAEYEKMQDKEIELKEQIKRLNDKDYIEKLARSEYFLSNDGEIIFKLPENQKETKKNK; this comes from the coding sequence ATGGCGCAAAAAATTAAAAACTTAGATAATGAATTTACACAGTCTCAAAACAAGAAAAAGAAGACTGTCAGTAAGACGCGCCAAGTGGTACGGAAGCGCCTGACCTTATTTGGTGGAGTGTTAATATTAATTATTTTGATTATGGTTACGATGCTTATTCTACAGAAGAATAGAAACGATGAATTAGCGCAAGAAAGAAAAGAAAAAGCAGCAGAATATGAAAAAATGCAGGATAAAGAAATAGAGCTGAAAGAACAAATCAAACGATTGAATGATAAAGATTATATAGAGAAGCTAGCAAGAAGTGAATATTTCTTGAGTAATGATGGCGAAATTATATTCAAATTACCAGAAAATCAAAAAGAAACGAAAAAAAATAAATAA
- a CDS encoding RNA-binding S4 domain-containing protein — protein sequence MRLDKYLKVSRLIKRRTLAKEVSDQGRVKVNGLVAKAGTTISVEDELEIKLGNRIIVVKVTGLSEHANKENARTMFEVIKEEKIQDTL from the coding sequence TTGAGACTAGATAAGTATTTAAAAGTATCTCGATTAATAAAACGTCGTACGCTCGCTAAAGAAGTGAGTGACCAAGGAAGAGTTAAAGTGAATGGTCTAGTAGCTAAAGCAGGAACGACGATTAGTGTCGAAGATGAATTGGAAATCAAATTGGGCAACCGAATTATTGTTGTTAAAGTAACAGGGTTGTCAGAACACGCGAATAAAGAAAATGCTAGAACCATGTTTGAAGTTATAAAAGAAGAAAAAATACAGGATACTTTATAA
- a CDS encoding MazG nucleotide pyrophosphohydrolase domain-containing protein, giving the protein MAQQIFVVGLGNYSVEELPMGIYRKLQSTKKIYARTLDHPVVRELDALNWQGFDSIYEKHDDFIAVYNEIVDVLIETAKQEDVVYAVPGDPMVAETTTQLLLKEYPNVKILGGKSFLDDMFRAVNIDPNDGITMLDGTSLNEDTLNVRTNTIITQVYDQMVASDIKVTLMERYPDEHEVTLVSNARLGEADIITCPLYEMDHHAVLSNLTSLFVPRIVEEEQMYNDFQYLEKTMDVLVSDEGCPWDKVQTHATLKRFIIEEAFELIEAIDEEDIDHMIEELGDILLQVMLHAAIGKKDGYFDVREVIQGLTDKMIRRHPHVFGNQEAANMEDLNQIWQNEKLKEGKVNREKLEKIFADYFLKLYDKTKLQGFNEGELKEFINKGDLKL; this is encoded by the coding sequence ATGGCACAACAAATATTCGTTGTGGGTTTAGGGAATTATAGTGTTGAAGAATTACCAATGGGTATATATCGTAAGCTACAGTCAACGAAGAAGATATATGCACGAACATTAGACCATCCTGTTGTAAGAGAACTTGATGCTCTTAACTGGCAAGGATTCGATAGCATATATGAAAAACATGATGATTTCATAGCAGTGTATAATGAAATTGTAGATGTGCTAATAGAAACGGCGAAACAGGAAGATGTCGTTTACGCAGTGCCTGGAGATCCAATGGTAGCTGAGACAACGACGCAGCTACTGTTGAAAGAGTATCCAAATGTGAAAATACTAGGTGGGAAAAGCTTCCTAGATGATATGTTCCGCGCCGTAAACATTGATCCGAATGACGGTATCACGATGTTAGATGGTACAAGTTTAAATGAAGACACATTAAATGTACGAACAAATACAATCATTACGCAAGTTTATGACCAAATGGTTGCATCTGATATTAAAGTGACATTAATGGAAAGATACCCTGATGAGCATGAAGTTACATTGGTTTCTAACGCGAGGTTAGGTGAAGCGGATATCATAACTTGCCCATTATATGAAATGGATCATCATGCGGTACTGTCTAATTTAACAAGTTTATTTGTTCCTCGAATTGTTGAAGAAGAACAGATGTATAATGACTTTCAATATTTAGAAAAAACAATGGACGTTCTTGTATCTGATGAAGGTTGTCCTTGGGATAAAGTGCAAACACATGCAACGTTGAAACGATTCATCATTGAAGAAGCTTTTGAATTAATCGAAGCAATTGACGAAGAAGATATCGATCATATGATTGAAGAACTTGGTGATATATTATTACAAGTTATGTTGCATGCTGCGATTGGTAAGAAAGACGGCTACTTTGATGTGAGAGAAGTCATTCAAGGATTAACGGATAAAATGATTCGCAGACATCCGCATGTATTTGGAAATCAAGAAGCAGCTAATATGGAAGACTTGAATCAAATTTGGCAAAACGAAAAGTTAAAAGAAGGAAAAGTAAATCGAGAAAAACTGGAAAAAATATTTGCCGATTACTTTTTGAAGTTGTATGATAAAACCAAATTGCAGGGATTTAACGAAGGTGAATTAAAAGAATTTATCAATAAAGGAGATTTAAAACTTTGA
- a CDS encoding polysaccharide biosynthesis protein, with the protein MMTQSKPIFNSVLLLTGTMVLVKVLSAIYRVPYQNILGDEGLYAFQQVYPLVAIVSVVSLNAMPSVMSSWMNNRRQSEINAMFWFLQVSCLILSAVIFICSEWLSRMMGDTHLTPMIRMASLTLIPLVFIAMVRGYYQMQHQMNTIAISQVIDQILRVSVILFAIVIYVLMDVSVYKAGTIAISGSVIGLSSVAVYFYFKRRPKLQFSREIYMKDTKSIIMMTVLYAISYLILILWQVVDSFTLIHLLQETGYSFHESIRIKGVYDRGASLIQMGLIVTTTFSFVLIPLLTEQLQKKNDKLVNEYANTSLKITVLFSMAAAVGLMNLLPLLNTVFFKTNELIATLSIFMLAVVFVTFIIMYTALLQVKSRRAVLVMALTIGLIIKIVANEVLVAQFGIVGASISTILSLAVYTFVLHYYVMKLYKIQSMGLFIMKVITLLIVMSVFVQGVLFIPTHSRMTSLMLLVLAGIIGVSVVLIGIIKMKILIKDEWQHLPLMDKIIKE; encoded by the coding sequence ATGATGACACAATCTAAACCGATATTTAACAGTGTATTATTGTTAACGGGAACAATGGTATTAGTGAAAGTGCTTAGCGCGATATATAGAGTGCCATATCAAAATATACTAGGTGATGAGGGGTTGTATGCTTTTCAACAAGTGTACCCGCTCGTTGCGATTGTAAGTGTTGTCAGCTTAAATGCGATGCCTAGTGTGATGAGTAGTTGGATGAATAACAGAAGACAATCAGAAATTAATGCTATGTTCTGGTTCTTACAAGTGAGTTGCCTTATTCTAAGTGCGGTCATATTTATATGTTCTGAATGGTTAAGTAGAATGATGGGAGATACGCATTTAACACCAATGATAAGGATGGCGAGTTTGACATTAATTCCACTCGTCTTTATCGCTATGGTCCGTGGTTATTATCAAATGCAACATCAAATGAATACCATTGCGATTTCTCAAGTAATAGATCAAATACTAAGAGTAAGTGTCATACTGTTTGCAATTGTCATCTATGTGTTAATGGATGTTTCGGTTTATAAAGCAGGAACGATTGCAATAAGTGGATCGGTCATCGGGTTAAGCAGTGTAGCAGTATATTTTTATTTCAAAAGAAGGCCAAAACTGCAATTTTCCCGGGAAATATATATGAAAGATACGAAAAGTATCATCATGATGACCGTACTATATGCCATTTCGTATTTAATCTTGATTTTATGGCAAGTGGTCGATTCATTTACGCTCATTCATTTGCTTCAGGAAACAGGCTATAGTTTCCATGAAAGTATTCGCATTAAAGGTGTATACGATAGAGGAGCATCATTGATACAAATGGGCTTAATTGTGACAACGACATTTAGTTTTGTACTTATACCGTTATTGACGGAACAACTACAAAAGAAAAATGATAAACTTGTGAATGAATATGCCAATACGTCATTAAAGATTACGGTATTATTTAGCATGGCGGCAGCAGTTGGTTTAATGAATTTATTACCGTTGCTAAATACAGTATTTTTCAAAACGAATGAACTCATTGCTACGTTAAGTATATTTATGCTTGCAGTTGTATTCGTCACATTTATTATTATGTATACGGCATTACTGCAGGTGAAATCAAGACGTGCTGTACTCGTTATGGCATTAACAATTGGTCTTATAATAAAAATTGTGGCAAACGAAGTCTTAGTTGCTCAGTTTGGCATTGTTGGTGCAAGTATATCGACCATTCTTTCACTTGCTGTATATACGTTCGTGTTGCACTATTATGTGATGAAACTATATAAGATTCAAAGTATGGGCTTATTTATTATGAAAGTGATCACTTTGCTAATAGTGATGTCTGTGTTTGTACAAGGTGTATTGTTCATACCGACACATTCAAGAATGACAAGCCTAATGTTACTTGTCTTGGCAGGTATAATTGGCGTAAGTGTAGTGTTAATAGGTATAATAAAAATGAAAATACTTATAAAAGATGAATGGCAACATTTGCCTTTAATGGATAAGATAATAAAGGAGTAA